The following proteins are co-located in the Telopea speciosissima isolate NSW1024214 ecotype Mountain lineage chromosome 9, Tspe_v1, whole genome shotgun sequence genome:
- the LOC122640556 gene encoding WRKY transcription factor 71-like, with amino-acid sequence MSDEGGDLFHHDPFHEDDRSAFQFSQTHYPPMYYNQSVQGVGETSSLDLHGCDPPSFMSFTDCLHSSMDYNSLARAFDFSCSSPDVFGSDNTTALKLGGQGDSVGTGDISATANSSVSSSSSEAAAEEDSGKSKKDQQLKGCEEGEGSEKSKKVSNPKKKGEKRQREPRFAFMTKSEVDHLEDGYRWRKYGQKAVKNSPYPRSYYRCTSQKCTVKKRVERSFQDPSIVITTYEGQHIHPSPATLRGNAAAGLFVPSMLTAQPTKPIFPQEHLIHQMPTTNNQDETSSIYPQNLTTTIRQLQLPDYGLLQDIVPSSFIQKQEQP; translated from the exons ATGTCTGATGAAGGTGGAGATCTGTTCCACCATGACCCATTTCATGAAGATGACAGATCAGCTTTCCAATTCTCTCAAACTCATTATCCCCCCATGTATTATAACCAGAGTGTTCAAGGGGTTGGAGAGACTTCATCACTAGATCTGCATGGATGTGATCCCCCTTCTTTCATGTCCTTCACTGATTGTTTACATAGTTCAATGGATTACAATTCACTAGCAAGAGCTTTCGACTTTTCGTGTTCTTCGCCGGATGTTTTTGGCTCAGATAATACTACTGCTCTGAAGTTGGGTGGTCAGGGTGATTCAGTTGGGACTGGTGACATTTCAGCCACCGCAAACTCATCGGTATCTTCGTCTTCGAGTGAGGCAGCAGCTGAAGAAGACTCAGGGAAGAGCAAGAAAGATCAACAGCTCAAAGGATGTGAAGAAGGGGAAGGATCAGAAAAGTCTAAGAAAGT AAGCAAtcccaaaaagaaaggagagaagcgGCAAAGAGAACCCCGATTTGCTTTCATGACGAAAAGCGAGGTTGATCATCTTGAAGATGGATACAGATGGAGAAAATATGGACAGAAAGCAGTAAAAAATAGTCCTTACCCAAG GAGCTATTATCGGTGCACCAGCCAGAAGTGCACGGTGAAGAAACGCGTCGAGAGATCATTTCAAGATCCATCAATTGTGATTACAACATATGAAGGCCAACACATACATCCAAGCCCAGCAACACTTAGAGGGAATGCAGCTGCAGGATTATTTGTACCTTCTATGTTAACAGCACAACCAACCAAACCTATCTTTCCCCAAGAACATCTGATTCATCAAATGCCTACCACAAACAACCAAGATGAAACAAGCTCCATCTACCCACAAAACCTAACTACTACTATTAGGCAGCTTCAGCTTCCTGACTATGGCCTTCTGCAAGACATAGTTCCCTCCTCTTTCATCCAAAAACAAGAACAACCATGA